The Pungitius pungitius chromosome 8, fPunPun2.1, whole genome shotgun sequence genome has a window encoding:
- the LOC119229646 gene encoding immunoglobulin-like and fibronectin type III domain-containing protein 1: MSSKTNQDPKALGAINKRSRAPGVTVTQCVESLPAGKSTPDFTRKPMAATTQEGKKGCFKAMVSGEPAPAVTWGRNKGEVDDPEKYKTRYDKRTQEHILEILNVKPEQADTYTCSATNEFGMAVCTAALNVIGGGLKKKAKEEPQDFRKMLKKTVVVTRKKTLPPKKEGEIDPKLLELLICAPKKDYERICFDFGVSDFRWLLKRLNQLKKEREDEQSKVVERLDNVRQIEVQSNGRAEFGFDMTLHDPNSPINLYKDGTMVPYGEDENSKHSLKTSGKKYVFSIKDPQPEDAGFYQVDVGDANVLSTDFRVPAVEFKAKIKDVKASEGEDAIFQCVLSTPLSRVTWSKQDSSLEHGDKYEITVSEDKLIHTLRVKNSNKEDNGAYYAIVGISSSCASLKVEADLNDKRQKDTQSGNQDDLNALGAEQQAKLQKQNDDSEAARRAGGDGDGSADGSGGQTGGDGTNKNPPTEGDDENKGNDAHDKEEKRLPTCPLVADTVLGRGAQFICGLSDSAANIGERTQLSCKLSSEATEGRWYKNGKLLTNEDGVRIIKDGACHRLVIDCCNKDDAAVYSFEADGRKSEATLIIQDPPIIEEDALGKLSKAVVLKAGENAEWKLLFSGGAPMTIQWYKDDEELLPALKVKIETSTNESHLRLFNCQRKHAGEVKIKIKNEFGWTEAISTLIVLDKPAPPRGPVDITESVVTSVGFQWKPPKHSGGCPVTSYTIERQQVGRNRWTDLGEIPSSVLSYKDSDVNPGRRYCYRIRAKNAQGVSDHLQTGVIAAGILRYPGSPAAPQVVSAFKDCINLAWCPPCDTGGTPIVGYNLEKNKKGTNYWSLVNQRGPITDTKYAVTDVFEGAAYEFRVSAINLSGAGGPSNPCDTAVARDPMKPPGKVTDLKLTSSTYSTFSLAWTKPKEMKGVQDEAQGYYVEIRPIENTEWTRCNANPITLPSYTVVGLKAMACYWVRAIATNYGGDGEPQGFDTYVIAMPPPVRPKFKDRNRKNFVVVRCGNTVCLNVNFEASPLPHIWWLKDGTPVPKHVTITNSDKGSLMLIPTSERSDSGIYTITVKNFVGQESIDVEIRVTDEPKPPGPVELDQNIPGTVTLSWTSSPDERRDDRLHYMVSKRDSFRCTWRTVADNLFNNRFTVVNVLPGREYYFRVFAKNDVGLSPPSKSAVFGTTKQKGKFQVNRPETKPLDFQSQPSFLVPLKMRTAPQGYESHMSCAVRGDPAPRVAWYHNNRDLSTNTNYHIRNVCGVCSLLILTVGPRDNGEYKVVIENKLGTAESSTTLSVRE; this comes from the exons ATGAGTTCAAAAACCAACCAGGACCCAAAAGCCTTAG GGGCCATCAACAAGAGGTCCAGAGCCCCCGGGGTGACGGTCACTCAGTGTGTGGAGTCGCTGCCTGCCGGAAAGTCAACGCCGGACTTCACCCGCAAACCAATGGCCGCCACGACTCAAGAGG GGAAAAAAGGATGTTTCAAAGCCATGGTGAGTGGAGAGCCGGCACCAGCTGTGACGTGGGGGCGTAACAAGGGCGAGGTCGATGACCCGGAGAAATACAAGACCAGATACGACAAAAGAACTCAAGAGCACATTCTAGAG ATTCTCAACGTGAAACCGGAGCAGGCCGACACCTACACATGCTCGGCCACCAATGAGTTCGGGATGGCTGTCTGCACTGCAGCTCTCAACGTTATTGGAG GAGGCCTAAAGAAGAAAGCCAAAGAAG AACCCCAAGATTTCCgaaaaatgctgaaaaaaac TGTTGTTGTCAcccgaaaaaaaacactcccgccaaaaaaagagggagaaattGATCCAAAGCTCCTGGAGCTGCTCATCTGTGCACCAAAGAAGGACTATGAGAGAATCTGCTTTGACTTTGGGGTGTCCGACTTCCGCTGGTTGCTGAAGAGACTCAACCAgctgaaaaaagaaagggaagacGAGCAGTCAAAG GTTGTAGAGCGACTGGACAATGTCAGACAAATAGAGGTACAATCCAATGGCAGAGCGGAGTTTGGCTTCGACATGACGCTGCATGACCCCAACAGCCCAATCAACCTATACAAG GACGGGACAATGGTTCCATACGGAGAGGATGAAAATTCTAAGCACAGCCTTAAGACATCGgggaaaaaatatgttttcagcATCAAAGATCCTCAGCCAGAAGATGCTGGATTTTACCAGGTCGATGTTGGAGACGCAAATGTCCTGTCGACGGACTTTCGAG tGCCTGCTGTGGAGTTCAAAGCAAAGATTAAAGATGTGAAGGCCTCTGAAGGTGAAGACGCCATCTTTCAGTGTGTCTTGTCAACACCCCTGAGCAGAGTCACCTGGTCAAAACAGGATTCATCACTTGAACATGGGGACAAATATGAGATCACCGTCTCAGAGGACAAGCTAATTCACACGTTGAGAGTGAAAAACTCCAACAAGGAAGATAATGGAGCCTATTATGCCATTGTTGGTATAAGTTCCAGCTGTGCCTCTCTAAAAGTGGAAG CTGATCTGAATGATAAAAGACAAAAGGACACCCAGAGTGGGAATCAGGATGACCTGAATGCACTTGGAGCAGAGCAGCAGGCCAAGCTACAGAAACAGAACGACGACTCGGAAGCAGCCAGACGAGCAGGAGGGGACGGAGACGGGTCTGCTGATGGTTCTGGAGGCCAGACTGGTGGGGACGGCACGAATAAGAACCCCCCGACAGAAGGAGACGATGAAAACAAAGGGAATGATGCACATGATAAGGAAGAGAAGCGGCTACCAACCTGCCCTTTGGTCGCTGACACAGTTCTAG GTCGCGGTGCTCAGTTCATCTGTGGACTGTCGGACTCTGCCGCCAACATCGGGGAACGGACACAGCTCTCCTGCAAACTGAGCAGCGAGGCCACTGAGGGGCGTTGGTATAAAAATGGGAAGCTG CTAACCAATGAGGATGGGGTAAGAATTATCAAAGACGGGGCTTGCCACAGGTTGGTTATTGACTGCTGTAATAAAGATGATGCGGCGGTGTACAGCTTCGAAGCCGACGGCCGGAAATCAGAAGCAACTCTTATCATTCAAg ATCCCCCAATAATCGAGGAGGATGCGCTGGGGAAATTGTCCAAGGCAGTTGTTCTAAAGGCAGGTGAAAATGCAGAATGGAAGCTGCTATTCTCAGGTGGGGCTCCGATGACCATACAGTGGTACAAGGATGACGAGGAGCTTTTGCCCGCTCTCAAAGTCAAGATTGAAACATCAACTAATGAGAGCCACTTACGCCTTTTTAATTGTCAGAGGAAACACGCTGGGgaggtcaaaataaaaataaaaaatgaatttggttGGACGGAAGCTATTTCCACACTTATTGTACTGG ACAAACCCGCACCCCCTCGGGGACCGGTGGACATCACAGAAAGTGTCGTGACGTCTGTCGGGTTTCAATGGAAACCACCGAAACACAGTGGGGGATGCCCGGTCACAAGCTACACCATCGAACGCCAACAGGTCGGCCGCAACAGATGGACAGATCTCGGTGAGATCCCCAGCAGCGTCTTGAGTTACAAAGACTCAGATGTGAACCCCGGAAGGAGATACTGCTACCGGATCAGAGCCAAGAACGCACAAGGCGTCAGTGACCACCTGCAGACAGGGGTCATCGCAGCCGGCATCTTGC GCTATCCCGGATCCCCAGCTGCACCACAAGTGGTCAGTGCCTTTAAAGACTGCATCAATCTGGCTTGGTGTCCTCCATGTGACACTGGAGGAACCCCTATTGTGGGATACAACTTggaaaagaacaagaaaggCACAAATTACTGGAGCCTTGTAAATCAACGCGGGCCCATTACAG ATACAAAGTATGCAGTGACAGATGTTTTTGAAGGGGCAGCATATGAATTTAGGGTGTCTGCTATCAACCTGTCTGGCGCTGGAGGTCCTAGTAATCCGTGTGACACAGCAGTCGCAAGAGATCCAATGA AACCTCCAGGCAAAGTCACCGACCTGAAGTTAACATCCTCCACTTATAGCACATTTTCACTGGCTTGGACTAAACCTAAAGAGATGAAAGGGGTGCAGGACGAAGCCCAAGGCTACTATGTGGAGATCAGACCAATAGAAAACACAGAATGGACCCGTTGTAATGCCAACCCAATTACTCTACCTTCCTACACCGTGGTGGGCTTGAAGGCAATGGCCTGCTACTGGGTCAGAGCCATTGCCACCAACTATGGAGGCGATGGTGAACCTCAAGGATTTGACACTTATGTCATTGCCATGCCCCCTCCTG TAAGGCCAAAGTTTAAAGATCGCAACAGGAAGAACTTCGTAGTGGTACGATGCGGAAACACAGTCTGTCTGAATGTCAACTTTGAG GCCTCCCCGCTGCCGCACATCTGGTGGCTAAAAGATGGTACTCCAGTGCCCAAACATGTAACCATCACCAACTCAGACAAAGGTTCTCTAATGTTGATCCCCACATCCGAGCGGTCCGACAGTGGCATCTACACCATTACCGTCAAAAACTTTGTGGGCCAGGAGAGCATCGATGTTGAAATCAGAGTCACAG ATGAGCCAAAACCTCCAGGTCCAGTGGAGCTGGATCAGAACATCCCAGGAACAGTAACTCTGTCCTGGACGTCCTCTCCAGATGAGAGGAGGGACGACCGACTACACTACATGGTGTCCAAGCGGGATTCCTTCCGTTGCACTTGGAGGACAGTGGCTGACAACCTCTTCAACAATAGGTTCACGGTTGTCAACGTGTTGCCTGGACGGGAGTATTACTTCAGGGTGTTTGCTAAGAATGACGTGGGTCTCTCCCCACCTTCCAAGTCCGCCGTCTTTGGAACCACGAAGCAAAAAG GGAAGTTTCAAGTGAACAGGCCTGAAACAAAACCCCTGGACTTCCAGTCACAACCGTCATTCCTCGTTCCCCTGAAAATGCGCACAGCTCCTCAGGGTTACGAGAGCCACATGAGCTGCGCCGTCAGGGGGGATCCAGCCCCCCGAGTGGCGTGGTACCACAACAATAGGGACCTGAGCACAAACACCAACTACCACATCCGCAATGTGTGCGGCGTGTGCTCTTTGCTCATCCTGACTGTGGGACCCAGAGACAACGGGGAATACAAAGTGGTCATTGAGAACAAACTGGGGACAGCAGAGTCCTCAACGACACTGAGCGTCAGAG AATGA
- the LOC119229648 gene encoding protein phosphatase 1 regulatory subunit 12B-like, protein MRRPAASRAMSSLLSHSKDQPRIRKSPSDSSPTSSPATAKSLRHERLSRLNSSGSSDVSNDTSTNHAESYFLRRENRLSARKRAEEESANNDYKKMYEKALATNQRLKSRLETSKQELAMIQDQLQRAQGRAGDCGSNTLETEKKESHTLQRTIADMEEQLKIKAELKMENQRLKDENGALIRVITKLSK, encoded by the exons ATGCGGAGGCCAGCCGCTTCGAGAGCGATGTCATCTCTACTTTCTCACAGCAAAGATCAGCCCCGCATCAGAAAGTCTCCCTCTGACTCCTCTCCAACTTCATCCCCGGCCACCGCCAAGAGCCTGAGG cACGAGAGACTGTCTCG ACTGAACTCGTCTGGATCCTCGGATGTCTCCAACGACACATCAACCAACCACGCCGAGTCCTACTTCCTACGGCGAGAGAACCGACTCTCCGCGAGGAAAAGGGCCGAAGAGGAGTCAGCGAACAATGACTATAAGAAG ATGTATGAGAAGGCGCTGGCCACCAATCAGAGGCTGAAGTCTCGGCTGGAGACGAGTAAACAGGAACTGGCCATGATTCAGGACCAGCTGCAGCGAGCCCAG GGAAGAGCAGGGGATTGTGGCTCGAACACGCTTGAGACAGAGAAGAAG GAAAGTCACACTCTACAACGGACGATAGCAGATATGGAAGAACAGTTAAAG ATTAAAGCAGAGCTGAAGATGGAAAACCAGCGACTGAAGGACGAGAATGGAGCTTTAATCCGGGTCATCACTAAACTGTCCAAGTAA
- the LOC119229647 gene encoding immunoglobulin-like and fibronectin type III domain-containing protein 1: MFRRTKVTDGTATGQVGIKKKSAVPGVMITQFIEELPEGKSHPDFTRKPIALTIQEGKFAFFKAIVIGDPRPTVTWGRNNGDVSDTSRYQTKYDPNSNEHTFEMPNVMPDQADTYKCFAKNEYGQATVTVLLNVIAVGFKKNKAQAEAAEAPGGNFKSVLKRRSKVLPTSEQPERKEGEIDPKFWELLMSSDKKDYESICAEFGVTDFRWMLKNLNKMKKEREEEQAEFVSSLSNLRHIRVNSDNTASFELDMDLIEQSTSLFLYKDGVMVPYTKELGDSMKHSLKLVGKKYIFSVRDLMPDDAGLYQVDVGDVNVFSTDFKIPTVDFLVKIQEVKATEREDAVFECVLSNPFSKILWFGKNLPLEQGDKYDIQVSEDKLVHKLVVKDCLIVDKGIYSVCAGIKSCNAWLVVEADKDAQKGKKTARKTTRAGGSGMDLQKVAQEQQTKLAKEREERKEQIKAAPPPESPPAPLAPPASAAKDPHPRAESEPAAAAQPPVVKVVTAEPEITGKLSDVCVLRGNPAELTVEMSVDCSATWFKDGEPLNSGAEVTVTKDGTRHKLRIQSCKDDDSGVYRFVAGDQSTQGKVTVGDAPEFDPDDLHKFSKPVIVRVGQNAAFKMAFPPQGSLVVRWFRDGTELKDGGGVKTAREPNHGRLLLRDCLRTDSGEIKIQLKNPFGAVEATSRLIVLDRPGPPEGPVETVETTSSLIEIQWNPPKDEGGSAVTNYIVERQQAGQALWTKLGDVSADKTSFRDRNVTHGKKYGYRIYAENPEGLSDTLETADSIMAGIMILSGPPGAPTVVSATKTCINLSWTPPEDDRGVPIIGYQLEKRKKDTNLWIALNALNEPIEDVKYAVKEVTEGAEYEFRVSAVNESGAGDPGPPSAMVCAKNPNMRPCFKDPEDFIVVRAGNSARVKVCYEGEPPPQITWLKDDEPISAWINVINTEGMSQLVIPSSKRSDSAVYTIKAKNAMGEASFDIEVRVTDEPKAPGPVELEQTVSGRVVVSWAPSPDQELDDRLYYVVSQRDSTTRTWKNVADRLFANTHTVNNIRSGVQYHFRIFAKNDMGLSDPSQSPTWGVNSNKVPIPSKGLKSSGLSFERPPSILVPLKVHAPPKGYALYMTCAVRGCPTPSVSWHLNDVCINFDNNYYITNSFGVCSMYILRVRSQDSGVYKVVAVNAFGRAQCSTKLAVRD; encoded by the exons ATGTTTAGAAGAACTAAAGTGACGGATGGGACAGCCACTGGACAAG TGGGGATAAAGAAGAAGTCGGCGGTGCCCGGGGTGATGATTACGCAGTTTATTGAGGAGCTGCCAGAGGGAAAGAGCCATCCAGACTTCACCCGCAAGCCCATTGCTCTGACCATCCAAGAGG gcaaatttgctttttttaaagcgaTTGTCATTGGAGACCCGAGGCCGACTGTTACATGGGGCAGAAACAATGGAGATGTCTCTGACACGTCGAGATATCAGACTAAATATGATCCCAATTCCAATGAGCATACCTTTGAG ATGCCGAATGTCATGCCGGATCAAGCAGATACCTATAAATGCTTTGCCAAAAACGAATACGGACAGGCCACAGTCACAGTACTCCTGAACGTGATTGCAG TGGGATTCAAAAAGAACAAAGCCCAGGCAGAAGCGGCCGAGGCCCCCGGGGGGAATTTTAAGTCGGTACTGAAAAGGAGAAG TAAGGTCCTGCCGACGTCCGAGCAGCCCgagaggaaagagggggagaTCGATCCGAAATTTTGGGAGCTGCTAATGAGCTCCGACAAAAAGGACTACGAGAGCATCTGTGCCGAGTTCGGAGTGACCGACTTCCGTTGGATGCTGAAGAATCTtaataaaatgaagaaagaaagggaggaagaaCAAGCGGAG TTTGTCAGCAGCCTGTCCAACCTGAGACACATACGAGTCAATTCAGATAACACGGCATCCTTTGAGCTCGACATGGACCTCATCGAACAGAGCACCTCTCTATTCCTGTACAAG GATGGTGTAATGGTTCCATATACAAAGGAGCTGGGAGATTCAATGAAGCACAGTCTTAAACTAGTGGggaaaaagtacattttcagtgTGAGGGACCTCATGCCGGATGATGCCGGCCTGTACCAGGTGGACGTGGGGGATGTCAATGTGTTTTCCACTGACTTTAAAA TCCCCACAGTGGACTTCTTGGTGAAAATTCAGGAAGTGAAagcaacagagagagaagatgcCGTCTTCGAGTGTGTCCTGTCTAATCCCTTCTCCAAGATTCTGTGGTTTGGCAAGAATTTGCCTCTGGAACAAGGAGATAAATATGACATCCAGGTTTCAGAAGACAAGCTCGTTCACAAGCTGGTGGTCAAAGACTGCTTGATCGTAGACAAAGGAATTTATTCTGTCTGTGCAGGAATAAAATCTTGCAATGCATGGCTTGTTGTTGAAG CGGATAAAGATGCACAAAAGGGCAAAAAAACAGCCAGGAAAACCACAAGGGCAGGAGGATCTGGGATGGATCTGCAGAAGGTTGCACAAGAGCAGCAAACCAAATTGgcaaaggagagagaagaaaggaaggaacagATTAAAGCCGCACCTCCACCTGAATCTCCTCCAGCGCCTTTagctcctccagcttctgcagccaAAGATCCGCATCCAA GAGCTGAGAGCgaaccagcagcagcggcgcAGCCACCTGTCGTGAAGGTAGTAACCGCAG AGCCTGAAATCACCGGCAAACTTTCCGACGTTTGTGTTCTTCGTGGCAATCCGGCCGAGTTAACGGTAGAGATGAGCGTGGACTGCAGCGCCACCTGGTTTAAAGACGGAGAGCCG TTAAACTCGGGCGCTGAGGTCACCGTGACCAAAGATGGAACCCGTCACAAGCTGAGAATTCAAAGCTGCAAAGACGACGACTCGGGAGTCTATCGCTTCGTGGCAGGAGATCAGAGCACACAAGGAAAGGTCACCGTGGGAG ACGCACCTGAATTTGACCCGGACGACCTTCACAAGTTCTCCAAGCCTGTGATCGTACGAGTCGGCCAGAACGCCGCTTTCAAGATGGCCTTTCCTCCTCAAGGGAGTTTGGTGGTCCGTTGGTTCAGGGACGGCACCGAGCTCAAAGACGGGGGAGGCGTGAAGACGGCGAGGGAGCCCAATCACGGCCGCCTGCTGCTCAGAGACTGCCTGCGGACCGACTCGGGGGAAATAAAGATCCAACTCAAAAACCCATTCGGAGCTGTGGAGGCCACATCCAGGCTCATCGTGCTTG ATCGGCCAGGTCCTCCAGAAGGTCCGGTGGAGACCGTTGAAACAACCTCCTCTTTGATCGAGATCCAATGGAACCCTCCCAAAGACGAAGGCGGCTCCGCCGTCACCAACTACATCGTAGAACGCCAACAGGCGGGTCAAGCTCTGTGGACCAAACTCGGGGACGTCTCGGCTGACAAGACCTCCTTTAGAGACAGGAATGTGACTCACGGAAAGAAATATGGCTACCGGATCTATGCGGAAAACCCAGAGGGCCTCAGCGACACCCTGGAGACGGCCGATAGCATCATGGCAGGAATAATga TCCTCTCCGGTCCTCCTGGAGCCCCCACTGTGGTGAGCGCCACTAAAACCTGCATCAACTTGAGCTGGACCCCCCCGGAGGACGACAGAGGGGTTCCCATCATTGGTTACCAATTGGAGAAACGAAAGAAGGACACAAACCTTTGGATCGCCCTGAATGCCCTCAATGAACCAATTGAAG ACGTGAAGTACGCAGTAAAAGAGGTCACCGAGGGAGCCGAGTACGAGTTCAGGGTTTCGGCTGTTAATGAGTCCGGAGCAGGAGATCCAGGCCCCCCCTCCGCAATGGTGTGTGCAAAGAACCCCAACA TGAGACCTTGCTTCAAAGACCCAGAGGACTTCATTGTTGTCAGAGCAGGAAATTCAGCACGTGTCAAAGTTTGCTACGag GGCGAACCTCCACCGCAGATCACCTGGCTGAAGGACGATGAGCCGATATCGGCGTGGATTAATGTCATCAATACAGAGGGAATGTCGCAGCTCGTCATCCCCTCGTCAAAGCGCTCGGATTCAGCCGTTTACACGATTAAAGCCAAAAACGCAATGGGCGAGGCCTCGTTCGACATTGAGGTCAGAGTCACAG ATGAACCCAAAGCTCCAGGGCCGGTGGAGCTGGAGCAAACGGTCTCCGGCAGAGTGGTGGTGTCCTGGGCTCCTTCTCCGGACCAGGAGCTGGACGACCGCCTCTACTACGTGGTGTCGCAACGCGACTCCACCACCAGAACGTGGAAGAACGTCGCAGACCGCCTCTTCGCCAACACGCACACGGTCAACAACATCCGCTCTGGGGTTCAGTACCACTTCCGGATCTTTGCCAAGAATGACATGGGCCTCTCAGATCCATCTCAGTCCCCTACGTGGGGTGTGAACAGCAACAAAG TTCCAATACCTTCAAAAGGACTAAAATCATCAGGGCTCAGTTTTGAGAGGCCTCCGTCCATCCTGGTGCCTCTGAAGGTCCACGCCCCGCCCAAAGGCTACGCCCTGTACATGACCTGCGCGGTCCGCGGCTGCCCTACGCCCTCCGTGTCCTGGCACCTCAACGACGTCTGCATCAACTTTGACAACAACTACTACATCACCAACTCGTTCGGCGTGTGCTCCATGTACATCCTCCGGGTCCGCTCGCAGGACAGCGGCGTCTACAAAGTGGTGGCCGTCAACGCTTTCGGTCGGGCCCAGTGCTCGACCAAACTCGCCGTTAGAG attga